One stretch of Lysobacter sp. KIS68-7 DNA includes these proteins:
- the glmM gene encoding phosphoglucosamine mutase gives MSRRYFGTDGIRGRVGEGAISADFVLRLGNAYGRTLRQAHARSEWRKPVVIIGKDTRISNYMFEAALEAGLVAAGVDVQLMGPMPTPAVAHLTRSLRADGGIVISASHNPHFDNGIKFFSEEGEKLDDATELAIEAALDHPFETVSSELLGKAVRTRGAVERYVEACKNSVPKGFDLTGLRIAMDCANGATYQIAPLVLRELGARVDAIGIDPNGLNINDGVGSTHPEALVAHVRATGADLGIAFDGDGDRVLFVAGDGTVCDGDDLLYVLATDWQDSGRLRGPLVGTLMTNFGLERALEERGIPFVRAKVGDRYVHQQLIAHEGVLGGEASGHLLCLDKASTGDGIVSALQVLEVLRRRGLTLREAVAGVRKVPQKTINVRIDAGAAPVEHPAVQAALADAQSAVAGRGRAFLRPSGTEPVVRVTVEADDDALVQATLEKLADAVRSASK, from the coding sequence TTGAGTCGCCGCTACTTCGGCACCGACGGCATCCGCGGCCGGGTGGGCGAGGGCGCGATCTCGGCCGATTTCGTGCTGCGCCTGGGCAATGCCTACGGGCGCACGCTGCGCCAGGCGCACGCGCGCAGCGAATGGCGCAAGCCGGTGGTGATCATCGGCAAGGACACGCGCATCTCGAACTACATGTTCGAAGCCGCGCTGGAAGCCGGCCTGGTCGCCGCGGGCGTGGACGTGCAGCTGATGGGCCCGATGCCCACGCCCGCCGTCGCGCACCTCACGCGCTCGCTGCGCGCCGACGGCGGTATCGTCATTTCGGCGTCGCACAACCCGCACTTCGACAACGGCATCAAGTTCTTCTCCGAGGAAGGCGAGAAGCTCGACGACGCGACCGAACTCGCCATCGAAGCCGCGCTGGACCATCCGTTCGAAACCGTGTCCTCCGAACTGCTCGGCAAGGCCGTGCGCACGCGCGGTGCGGTCGAGCGTTACGTGGAGGCCTGCAAGAACTCGGTGCCCAAGGGTTTCGACCTCACGGGCCTGCGCATTGCGATGGACTGCGCGAACGGTGCGACCTACCAGATCGCGCCGCTCGTGCTGCGCGAACTCGGCGCGCGCGTGGATGCCATCGGCATCGATCCGAACGGGCTGAACATCAATGATGGGGTGGGCTCCACGCATCCCGAAGCGCTCGTCGCCCACGTGCGCGCCACCGGCGCGGACCTCGGCATCGCCTTCGACGGCGACGGCGACCGCGTGCTGTTCGTGGCAGGCGACGGCACCGTCTGCGACGGCGACGACCTGCTCTACGTGCTCGCCACCGACTGGCAGGACAGCGGCCGCCTGCGTGGCCCGCTCGTCGGCACGCTGATGACGAACTTCGGCCTCGAACGTGCGTTGGAAGAGCGGGGCATTCCGTTCGTGCGCGCGAAGGTCGGCGACCGTTACGTCCACCAGCAATTGATCGCGCACGAAGGCGTGCTCGGCGGCGAAGCCTCCGGACATCTGCTCTGCCTGGACAAGGCGAGCACGGGCGATGGCATCGTCAGCGCGCTGCAGGTGCTGGAGGTGCTGCGCCGACGCGGCCTGACGCTGCGCGAGGCCGTGGCCGGCGTGCGCAAGGTGCCGCAGAAGACGATCAACGTGCGCATCGATGCGGGCGCCGCGCCCGTCGAACATCCGGCCGTGCAGGCCGCACTCGCCGATGCGCAGTCGGCCGTCGCCGGACGCGGTCGCGCCTTCCTGCGTCCCTCGGGCACCGAGCCCGTGGTGCGCGTGACGGTGGAGGCCGACGACGACGCGCTCGTGCAGGCCACGCTCGAGAAACTCGCCGACGCGGTGCGTTCGGCTTCGAAGTAA
- a CDS encoding 2-oxoglutarate and iron-dependent oxygenase domain-containing protein, protein MNSPARIPTLDIARFTHPASDADRAAFVAELGNAYREWGFAGIRNHGIPQAQIDRAYDVFQRFFALPDDVKRQYHVAGGGGARGYTPFGVETAKGAQYSDLKEFWHIGREIPRDHKCADVMQPNLWPKEIAEFHDVGYGLYESLDQLGSQVLAALALHIGLPEDYFVDKTDYGNSILRPIHYPPITTPDIPNVRAGAHEDINLITLLVGASAAGLEVRSRVGEWVPFTSDADTIVVNIGDMLQRLTNHVYPSTTHRVVNPPGELARQPRYSTPFFLHPNPDFLIDVLPSCVDAENPSRYPEAITAQGYLEERLREIKLK, encoded by the coding sequence ATGAATTCGCCAGCACGCATCCCCACGCTCGACATCGCGCGTTTCACCCATCCCGCCAGCGACGCCGATCGCGCCGCCTTCGTGGCCGAGCTCGGCAACGCGTATCGCGAATGGGGCTTCGCGGGCATCCGCAACCACGGCATCCCGCAAGCGCAGATCGATCGCGCGTACGACGTGTTCCAGCGCTTCTTCGCGCTGCCGGACGACGTGAAGCGCCAGTACCACGTGGCGGGTGGCGGCGGTGCGCGCGGCTATACGCCCTTCGGCGTGGAGACCGCGAAGGGTGCGCAGTATTCGGATCTCAAGGAGTTCTGGCACATCGGCCGCGAGATCCCGCGCGACCACAAGTGCGCGGACGTCATGCAGCCGAACCTGTGGCCGAAGGAAATCGCCGAGTTCCATGATGTCGGCTATGGCCTGTACGAGTCGCTCGACCAGCTCGGCTCGCAGGTGTTGGCCGCCCTGGCGCTGCACATCGGCTTGCCGGAAGACTACTTCGTCGACAAGACGGATTACGGCAATTCGATCCTGCGCCCGATCCACTATCCGCCGATCACCACGCCGGACATCCCGAACGTCCGCGCCGGTGCGCACGAGGACATCAACCTGATCACGCTGCTCGTCGGTGCGAGCGCGGCGGGGCTGGAAGTGCGTTCGCGCGTGGGCGAGTGGGTGCCATTCACGTCGGACGCGGACACCATCGTGGTGAACATCGGCGACATGCTGCAGCGCCTGACCAACCACGTGTATCCGTCCACGACGCACCGCGTGGTCAACCCGCCGGGCGAACTCGCGCGCCAGCCACGCTATTCCACGCCGTTCTTCCTGCACCCGAATCCGGACTTCCTGATCGACGTGCTGCCTTCCTGCGTGGACGCCGAGAACCCGAGCCGCTATCCCGAAGCGATCACCGCGCAGGGCTACCTCGAAGAGCGCCTGCGCGAAATCAAGCTGAAGTAG
- a CDS encoding class I SAM-dependent methyltransferase: protein MSGEIKYQAAIDLANRNNSHTLLHELATESGRQGLRILEVGCSSGYLGASLMAKGHVVTGVEPDPTSARLAADVLAQAWNGDLASFLDAHPDARFDVIVFGDVLEHMVDPVAELRRALAHLSPDGSVAISLPNVAHGSVRAMLLSGRFDYSERGILDRTHLRFFTRQGIAQLLADAGLALERLHQIDIPPDTIGTEYAMRLDRELITAVELLGGDRAQSLAFQYVMRARPSTQARDALVAANTAVPSEATISTRRPRGSSSPIQRLQVALFRSMLRSISARRFRR, encoded by the coding sequence ATGAGTGGCGAGATCAAGTACCAGGCCGCGATCGACCTGGCCAACCGCAACAACTCGCACACGCTGCTGCACGAGTTGGCGACCGAATCCGGCCGGCAAGGCCTGCGCATCCTGGAAGTCGGTTGTTCCTCCGGCTATCTCGGCGCCTCGCTGATGGCCAAGGGCCACGTGGTCACGGGCGTCGAACCGGATCCGACCTCCGCGCGCCTGGCCGCCGACGTGCTGGCCCAGGCCTGGAACGGCGATCTCGCCTCCTTCCTCGACGCGCACCCCGACGCGCGCTTCGACGTCATCGTCTTCGGCGACGTGCTCGAACACATGGTCGATCCGGTGGCTGAACTGCGCCGCGCCCTCGCCCACCTCTCACCCGACGGCTCCGTGGCCATCTCGCTGCCGAACGTCGCCCACGGCAGCGTGCGCGCGATGCTGCTCTCGGGGCGCTTCGATTATTCCGAACGCGGGATCCTGGACCGCACGCACCTGCGCTTCTTCACGCGCCAGGGCATTGCGCAGCTGCTCGCCGACGCCGGCCTCGCGCTGGAACGCCTGCACCAGATCGACATCCCGCCCGACACCATCGGCACCGAATACGCGATGCGCCTGGATCGCGAACTGATCACGGCGGTGGAACTGCTCGGTGGCGACCGCGCGCAGTCGCTGGCCTTCCAGTACGTGATGCGCGCGCGTCCCTCCACGCAGGCGCGCGATGCGCTCGTCGCCGCCAACACCGCCGTGCCGAGCGAAGCGACGATTTCCACGCGTCGCCCGCGCGGTTCGAGTTCGCCGATCCAGCGCCTGCAGGTGGCGTTGTTCCGGTCGATGCTGCGGTCGATCAGTGCGCGGCGCTTCCGCCGCTGA
- a CDS encoding DUF6445 family protein, which produces MQPLRPGKPLPVLPYRKPTEGRDYWVFDDVLPDPQAVRERTLARTDWVLGFPHRAESWPGMRVMPGLEPDELEIVEALVRKATGSAKLWIETASDGAHLNHNCIQVVGDGECDQRPHTDSRALCRYAAVLYLNPGVPDDCGTSFFRQRLPGGQRGGNFVMPPHNNLVEALGTRYVPPDSFVEDMRIPHRFNRLLLYRANLLHSATAYYGRALEEKRMAAVFFWMAKA; this is translated from the coding sequence ATGCAGCCTCTCCGCCCCGGAAAACCCCTGCCCGTCCTGCCCTATCGCAAGCCCACGGAGGGCCGCGACTACTGGGTGTTCGACGACGTGCTCCCCGATCCGCAGGCCGTGCGGGAACGCACGCTGGCGCGCACCGACTGGGTGCTCGGCTTTCCGCACCGCGCCGAAAGCTGGCCGGGCATGCGGGTGATGCCGGGGCTGGAACCGGACGAACTCGAGATCGTCGAGGCGCTGGTGCGCAAGGCCACGGGGAGCGCGAAGCTGTGGATCGAAACCGCATCCGACGGCGCGCACCTCAACCACAACTGCATCCAGGTCGTCGGCGACGGCGAATGCGATCAGCGCCCGCATACCGATTCGCGCGCGTTGTGCCGGTACGCCGCGGTGCTCTACCTCAATCCCGGCGTGCCCGACGACTGCGGCACCAGCTTCTTCCGCCAGCGATTGCCCGGCGGGCAGCGCGGCGGCAACTTCGTGATGCCGCCCCACAACAATCTGGTTGAAGCCCTCGGTACGCGTTACGTGCCGCCGGACTCCTTCGTCGAGGACATGCGCATCCCGCACCGGTTCAACCGCCTGCTGCTGTACCGCGCGAACCTCCTGCACAGCGCCACCGCGTATTACGGCCGCGCGCTGGAGGAGAAACGCATGGCCGCGGTCTTCTTCTGGATGGCGAAAGCATGA
- the tpiA gene encoding triose-phosphate isomerase, translating into MRRKIVAGNWKLHGTRDFACALLGEIAEVAAPEGVERIVLPPLPYLGELCEHFAARDIHFGAQDVSVNETGAYTGEVSAAMLLDVGARYGLVGHSERRQYHGETSELVAQKFFAAKRAGLVPILCVGESLREREDGQTEWRIESQLEPVFALGGPDALDGAILAYEPVWAIGTGRTATPEQAQAVHAFIRGEVASRNAKIAGSLPILYGGSVKPDNAKALFSQPDVDGGLVGGASLVARDFLAIAQAAA; encoded by the coding sequence ATGCGACGCAAGATCGTGGCGGGCAACTGGAAACTTCACGGCACCCGCGACTTCGCGTGCGCGCTGCTGGGGGAGATCGCGGAGGTCGCCGCGCCCGAGGGCGTCGAACGCATCGTGCTGCCCCCGCTGCCTTACCTGGGCGAGTTGTGCGAGCACTTCGCCGCGCGCGACATCCACTTCGGCGCCCAGGACGTGAGCGTGAACGAGACGGGCGCCTACACGGGCGAGGTCTCGGCCGCCATGCTGTTGGACGTCGGGGCCCGCTATGGCTTGGTCGGCCATTCCGAGCGCCGCCAGTACCACGGGGAAACCAGCGAACTGGTCGCGCAGAAGTTCTTCGCCGCCAAGCGCGCGGGCCTCGTGCCGATCCTCTGCGTGGGCGAATCGCTGCGTGAACGCGAGGACGGCCAGACCGAATGGCGCATCGAATCCCAGCTCGAGCCCGTGTTCGCGCTGGGCGGCCCGGATGCCCTGGACGGCGCCATCCTGGCCTACGAGCCCGTGTGGGCCATCGGCACCGGCCGCACGGCCACCCCGGAGCAGGCGCAGGCAGTCCACGCTTTCATTCGTGGCGAGGTCGCCTCGCGCAATGCTAAGATCGCCGGCTCGTTGCCGATCCTCTATGGCGGCAGCGTCAAGCCCGATAATGCGAAGGCGCTGTTCTCCCAGCCCGACGTCGATGGCGGGCTGGTGGGTGGCGCGTCCCTCGTCGCCCGGGATTTCCTGGCCATCGCGCAAGCGGCGGCCTGA
- the secG gene encoding preprotein translocase subunit SecG: MLMTILNVVYVLIAIAMVALILMQRGAGAQAGSGFGAGASATVFGSRGAGNFLSKSTKWLAIAFFVISLFMGWNATHGRKQTQAPAATDLGLMSSVPAAPATTKPSSAVPLAPAAAVPTAPAAVAPTNAVPAAPSTTKPSQGN; this comes from the coding sequence ATGTTGATGACGATCCTCAATGTGGTCTACGTGCTCATCGCCATTGCGATGGTCGCGCTGATCCTGATGCAGCGTGGCGCGGGTGCCCAGGCCGGTTCCGGCTTCGGCGCAGGCGCGTCGGCCACCGTGTTCGGCTCCCGTGGCGCCGGCAACTTCCTGTCCAAGTCCACCAAGTGGCTGGCGATCGCGTTCTTCGTGATCAGCCTGTTCATGGGCTGGAACGCGACGCACGGCCGCAAGCAGACCCAGGCGCCCGCCGCGACGGACCTCGGCCTGATGTCGTCCGTGCCGGCCGCGCCGGCGACGACGAAGCCGTCGTCCGCGGTTCCGCTCGCGCCGGCCGCCGCCGTGCCGACGGCACCGGCCGCCGTGGCGCCGACGAATGCGGTTCCGGCTGCGCCGTCGACGACGAAGCCTTCGCAAGGCAACTGA
- a CDS encoding NADH-quinone oxidoreductase subunit A: MLAEYLPTLLFLIVATGIGIALIIVGNVLGPKRPSAEKLSPYECGFAAFEDARMQFDVRYYLIAILFIVFDLEIAFVFPWALVFRELGVFGLVEMGVFLLLLVIGFVYVWKKGALEWE, from the coding sequence GTGCTGGCCGAATATCTGCCGACCCTGCTGTTCCTGATCGTCGCCACGGGGATCGGCATTGCCCTGATCATCGTGGGCAACGTGCTCGGGCCCAAGCGCCCCAGCGCAGAAAAACTTTCACCTTACGAATGCGGCTTCGCTGCGTTCGAAGACGCGCGCATGCAGTTCGACGTGCGCTACTACCTCATCGCGATCCTGTTCATCGTCTTCGACCTGGAAATCGCGTTCGTCTTCCCCTGGGCGCTCGTGTTCCGCGAGCTCGGCGTGTTCGGCCTGGTGGAGATGGGCGTGTTCCTGTTGTTGCTGGTGATCGGCTTCGTCTACGTCTGGAAGAAGGGTGCATTGGAATGGGAGTGA
- a CDS encoding NADH-quinone oxidoreductase subunit B: MGVIQTVSGLMHNPLPDDRIGDILRPEGENPLVEQGFVTTSFDALWNWARTGSMWPMTFGLACCAVEMMHAGAARLDLDRYGVVFRPSPRQSDVMIVAGTLVNKMAPALRKVYDQMPDPKWVISMGSCANGGGYYHYSYAVVRGCDRIVPVDVYVPGCPPTAEALVYGILQLQKKIRRNETHPFRKKDAAQGATA; this comes from the coding sequence ATGGGAGTGATCCAGACCGTCTCGGGCTTGATGCACAACCCGCTGCCGGACGATCGCATCGGCGACATCCTGCGGCCCGAGGGTGAAAATCCGCTGGTCGAGCAGGGCTTCGTCACCACGAGCTTCGACGCGCTGTGGAACTGGGCGCGCACGGGTTCGATGTGGCCGATGACCTTCGGCCTGGCGTGCTGTGCCGTCGAGATGATGCATGCGGGCGCCGCGCGCCTGGACCTCGACCGCTACGGCGTCGTGTTCCGTCCGTCGCCGCGCCAGAGCGACGTGATGATCGTCGCCGGTACGCTCGTCAACAAGATGGCCCCTGCGCTGCGCAAGGTCTACGACCAGATGCCCGACCCGAAGTGGGTCATTTCCATGGGCAGCTGTGCGAACGGCGGCGGCTATTACCACTACTCCTACGCCGTCGTGCGCGGTTGCGACCGCATCGTGCCGGTGGACGTGTACGTGCCGGGCTGCCCGCCGACCGCCGAGGCGCTCGTGTACGGCATCCTGCAGCTGCAGAAGAAGATCCGTCGCAATGAAACGCATCCCTTCCGCAAGAAGGACGCGGCGCAAGGTGCGACGGCATGA
- a CDS encoding NADH-quinone oxidoreductase subunit C, which produces MSTATLVERLRAHFPDAVIDVAQPRGEVTLDVAPDAWHATCRTLRDAFGFEQAMDICGVDYLGYGSDEWDTTDVSSEGFSRGVEGRGPGRFKWGEQPTDAKLPSNRRFAVVAHLLSMQNNVRLRARCFAADDTLPVVASVVDLWPGVNWFEREAFDMYGILFEGHPDLRRILTDYGFVGHPFRKDFPLIGNVEVRYDNEKQRVVYEPVTSVEPRVGVPRVIRDDARYKTAEGEGREAVK; this is translated from the coding sequence ATGAGCACCGCAACGCTGGTCGAGCGCCTGCGCGCGCATTTCCCCGACGCCGTCATCGACGTCGCGCAGCCGCGCGGTGAAGTGACGCTCGACGTCGCGCCCGATGCCTGGCATGCCACCTGCCGTACGCTGCGCGACGCCTTCGGCTTCGAACAGGCGATGGACATCTGCGGCGTGGACTACCTCGGTTACGGCAGCGACGAGTGGGATACCACCGACGTGTCGTCCGAAGGTTTCTCGCGCGGCGTCGAAGGGCGCGGCCCGGGCCGCTTCAAGTGGGGCGAGCAGCCCACCGATGCGAAGCTGCCGTCGAACCGTCGCTTCGCCGTCGTCGCGCATTTGCTGTCGATGCAGAACAACGTGCGCCTGCGCGCGCGCTGCTTCGCCGCCGACGACACGCTGCCGGTTGTGGCCTCCGTCGTCGACCTGTGGCCCGGCGTGAACTGGTTCGAACGCGAAGCCTTCGACATGTACGGCATCCTCTTCGAAGGCCATCCGGACCTGCGCCGCATCCTCACCGACTACGGCTTCGTCGGCCATCCGTTCCGCAAGGACTTCCCGCTGATCGGCAACGTCGAAGTGCGTTACGACAACGAAAAGCAGCGCGTCGTGTACGAACCGGTCACCTCGGTCGAACCGCGCGTGGGCGTGCCGCGCGTGATCCGCGACGACGCGCGTTACAAGACCGCCGAAGGCGAGGGCAGGGAGGCGGTGAAGTGA
- a CDS encoding NADH-quinone oxidoreductase subunit D, which translates to MNAQVDRFPSNTSGLNNAEIRNYTLNFGPQHPAAHGVLRLILEMDGEIVQRADPHIGLLHRGTEKLVESKPFNQSIGYMDRLDYVSMMCNEHAYVLGIERLLGIEAPERAQWIRTMFDEITRILNHLMWVGSNALDLGAMAVFLYAFREREELMDVYEAVSGARMHATYYRPGGVYRDLPDRMPQYRESPWRKGQKLKRFNEWREGSMLDYLDAFTKDFPKRVDEYETLLTENRIWKQRTVGIGVVSPEDALAWGMSGPMVRGSGLAWDLRKKQPYAKYAEVDFDIPLGTNGDCYDRYLVRVAEMRQSNRIIAQCVKWLKANPGPVMLDNYKVAPPSREEMKDDMEALIHHFKLFTEGYCVPAGETYAAVEAPKGEFGVYLVSDGANKPFRCKLRAPGFAHLSSMDAIVTGHMLADVVAMIGTYDVVFGEIDR; encoded by the coding sequence GTGAACGCGCAGGTGGACCGCTTTCCGTCGAACACCTCGGGCCTGAACAACGCCGAGATTCGCAACTACACCCTGAACTTCGGCCCGCAGCATCCGGCCGCGCACGGCGTGCTCCGCCTCATCCTCGAGATGGACGGCGAAATCGTGCAGCGCGCCGATCCGCACATCGGCCTGCTGCATCGCGGCACCGAAAAGCTGGTCGAATCCAAGCCCTTCAACCAGTCGATAGGTTACATGGATCGCCTGGATTACGTCTCGATGATGTGCAACGAGCACGCCTACGTGCTCGGCATCGAGCGCCTGCTCGGCATCGAAGCCCCGGAACGCGCGCAGTGGATCCGGACGATGTTCGACGAGATCACGCGCATCCTGAACCACCTGATGTGGGTCGGTTCCAACGCGCTCGACCTCGGCGCGATGGCGGTGTTCCTCTACGCGTTCCGCGAACGCGAAGAGCTGATGGACGTGTACGAGGCGGTTTCGGGCGCGCGCATGCACGCCACGTACTACCGCCCGGGCGGCGTCTACCGCGACCTGCCGGACCGCATGCCGCAGTACCGCGAATCGCCGTGGCGCAAGGGGCAGAAGCTCAAGCGCTTCAACGAATGGCGCGAAGGCTCGATGCTTGATTACCTCGATGCCTTCACCAAGGATTTCCCGAAGCGCGTCGACGAGTACGAGACGCTGCTCACCGAGAACCGCATCTGGAAGCAGCGCACCGTCGGCATCGGCGTCGTGTCGCCGGAAGATGCGCTCGCCTGGGGCATGAGCGGCCCGATGGTGCGCGGCTCCGGCCTCGCCTGGGACCTGCGCAAGAAGCAGCCCTACGCCAAGTACGCGGAAGTCGATTTCGACATCCCGCTGGGCACCAACGGCGACTGCTACGACCGTTACCTGGTGCGCGTCGCCGAGATGCGCCAGTCCAACCGCATCATCGCCCAGTGCGTGAAGTGGCTGAAGGCCAACCCGGGCCCGGTGATGCTGGACAACTACAAGGTCGCGCCTCCCTCCCGCGAGGAGATGAAGGACGACATGGAAGCCCTGATCCACCACTTCAAGCTGTTCACCGAAGGCTACTGCGTCCCGGCAGGGGAAACGTATGCCGCGGTGGAAGCGCCCAAGGGCGAGTTCGGCGTGTACCTGGTCAGCGACGGCGCCAACAAGCCGTTCCGCTGCAAGCTGCGCGCGCCGGGCTTCGCGCACCTTTCCTCGATGGACGCGATCGTCACGGGCCACATGCTCGCCGACGTCGTCGCGATGATCGGCACCTACGACGTGGTGTTCGGCGAGATCGACCGCTGA
- the nuoE gene encoding NADH-quinone oxidoreductase subunit NuoE: protein MRATGNFENARNVDPQQVLSDATRAHIDHWLTKFPPDRKRSAVLQGLHAAQEQNGGWLSDELIAAVAKYLDLPPVWAYEVATFYSMFETEKVGRHNVAFCTNISCWLNGAEDLVAHAEKKLGCKLGESTADGRVFLKREEECLAACCGAPMMVINGHYHEKLTTQKVDELLDGLE from the coding sequence ATGAGAGCGACCGGCAACTTCGAGAACGCGCGCAATGTCGATCCGCAGCAGGTGCTGTCGGACGCGACGCGTGCGCACATCGACCACTGGCTGACCAAGTTCCCGCCCGACCGCAAGCGTTCGGCCGTGCTGCAGGGCTTGCACGCCGCGCAGGAACAGAACGGCGGCTGGCTGAGCGACGAGCTGATCGCCGCCGTGGCCAAGTACCTCGACCTCCCGCCGGTGTGGGCGTACGAAGTCGCCACGTTCTATTCGATGTTCGAAACCGAAAAGGTCGGGCGCCACAACGTCGCCTTCTGCACGAACATCAGCTGCTGGCTCAACGGCGCCGAAGACCTCGTCGCGCATGCGGAGAAGAAGCTCGGCTGCAAGCTCGGCGAATCCACCGCCGACGGCCGCGTGTTCCTCAAGCGCGAAGAAGAGTGCCTCGCCGCGTGCTGCGGCGCGCCGATGATGGTCATCAACGGCCACTACCACGAAAAGCTCACGACCCAGAAGGTCGACGAGCTCCTGGACGGGCTGGAGTAA
- the nuoF gene encoding NADH-quinone oxidoreductase subunit NuoF produces MGGHSHYSEPTGPVGPAPQEHNVVYTTLHFDKPWSYENYLKTGGYAALRKILEEKIEPAAVIEMVKQSGLRGRGGAGFPTGLKWSFMPKGPGIKYILCNSDESEPGTAKDRDILRYNPHAVIEGMAIACYATGSPAAYNYLRGEFHHEPFEHLEEATREAYANGWLGKNLLGSGVDIDLYNVLGAGAYICGEETALMESLEGKKGQPRYKPPFPANFGLYGKPTTINNTETYASVPAIIRNGAEWFLNLGKPNNGGPKVFSVSGHVAKPGNYEIRLGTSFADLLQMAGGMREGRKLKAVIPGGSSMKVLPADAMMACTMDYDSIQKAGSGLGSGAVIVMDDTTCMVRACQRIARFYFKESCGQCTPCREGTGWMYRMLTRIVEGKATLDDLQMLRAAAGQIEGHTICAFGEAAAWPVQGFLFHFWDEFEYAIVNGRFLVDDQRNGTVVAKQGVAA; encoded by the coding sequence ATGGGCGGCCACAGCCACTATTCCGAACCTACCGGCCCCGTCGGTCCTGCGCCGCAGGAACACAACGTCGTCTACACGACGCTGCACTTCGACAAGCCCTGGTCCTACGAGAACTACCTGAAGACCGGCGGTTACGCCGCGCTGCGCAAGATCCTCGAAGAGAAGATCGAACCGGCCGCCGTCATCGAGATGGTCAAGCAGTCCGGCCTGCGCGGCCGCGGCGGCGCGGGCTTCCCGACCGGCCTGAAGTGGTCCTTCATGCCGAAGGGTCCGGGCATCAAGTACATCCTGTGCAACTCCGACGAATCGGAGCCGGGCACGGCGAAGGATCGCGACATCCTGCGCTACAACCCGCATGCCGTGATCGAAGGCATGGCGATCGCGTGCTACGCGACGGGTTCGCCGGCGGCCTACAACTACCTGCGCGGCGAGTTCCACCACGAGCCCTTCGAGCATCTCGAAGAGGCGACGCGCGAGGCTTATGCCAACGGTTGGCTGGGCAAGAACCTCCTCGGCAGCGGCGTCGACATCGACCTGTACAACGTGCTCGGCGCGGGCGCCTACATCTGCGGCGAAGAAACCGCGCTGATGGAATCGCTCGAAGGCAAGAAGGGCCAGCCGCGCTACAAGCCGCCGTTCCCCGCGAACTTCGGCCTGTACGGCAAGCCGACCACGATCAACAACACCGAAACGTATGCGTCGGTGCCGGCGATCATCCGCAACGGCGCCGAATGGTTCCTCAACCTCGGCAAGCCGAACAACGGCGGGCCGAAGGTGTTCTCGGTGTCGGGCCACGTGGCCAAGCCGGGCAACTACGAGATCCGCCTGGGCACCTCGTTCGCCGATCTGCTGCAGATGGCCGGCGGCATGCGCGAAGGCCGCAAGCTCAAGGCCGTGATCCCCGGTGGTTCCTCGATGAAGGTGCTGCCGGCCGACGCGATGATGGCCTGCACGATGGACTACGACTCGATCCAGAAGGCCGGTTCGGGCCTGGGTTCGGGCGCGGTCATCGTGATGGACGACACCACCTGCATGGTGCGTGCCTGCCAGCGCATCGCGCGCTTCTACTTCAAGGAAAGCTGCGGCCAGTGCACGCCGTGCCGCGAAGGCACCGGCTGGATGTACCGCATGCTCACGCGCATCGTGGAAGGCAAGGCCACGCTCGACGACCTGCAGATGCTGCGCGCCGCCGCGGGCCAGATCGAAGGCCACACCATCTGCGCGTTCGGCGAAGCCGCTGCGTGGCCGGTGCAGGGCTTCCTGTTCCACTTCTGGGACGAATTCGAATACGCGATCGTCAACGGGCGGTTCCTGGTCGATGACCAGCGCAACGGCACGGTCGTCGCCAAGCAGGGTGTGGCCGCATGA